In Calorimonas adulescens, the sequence TTACTGGTTCTGTTAATGTTGCAACTGCTATTGCCGAGCTATTGCAATGCTCAGCATCTGTGTGCGGTATAGCAATTTTTACTGGTTCTGTCGGCAAACCAGTCGGAAACCTTTTTTCTCTTTCTAATACACTCCTCAAAAAAGAGTCTTTCACCACCCCTTCCTGTAACAAAATATTTGCAAGTTTCATTATCACCTCTTCCTTATTTTTTGCCTCATAATTATTTAAAACAAATTTCTCATCAATTTTAACATCCATAATTTCAGCTCCCAGAATCAGATTGTGATATGCAAACTCATGTAATTACTCCATAAAGATTTTAATTTTTTCTACAAATTTTTTTGCTGTCTCAGTTATAGATTTAAAATCTCCAGATTTAGCTCCCGCTGTTAAAGAACCACCAACACCAACTGCTACGGCTCCAGCTTTAAACCACTCAGTGACATTATCCAGATTTACACCACCTGTGGGCATAAGCGGCGCATACGGAAGTGGACCTCTTACAGCCTTCAAAAACGTAGGCCCAAGAGACTCTCCCGGAAATATTTTTACAATGTCTGTCCCACATTCCATGGCTTCGATTATATCCTTTACTGTCATGGCTCCTGCCATAATAGGTATTTGATACCTATTGCACAGTTTTACTGTACCTATATTCAAAGAAGGTGTGACAATATACTGGGCTCCAGATAAGATAGCAATTCTTGCAGTTTCTGAATCCAGAACAGTCCCCGCTCCAACTAAAAGGGTATCTCTATCGTATTCCCCACTAAGAGTTTCTATTACTTTATCTGCGTGTGGTACTGTAAACGTTATTTCTATCGAATGTATCCCTCCTTCCAAACAGGCATCTGCTATCTTTCGAGCTTCTTCAGGATTTTCGGCTCGCACTATAGCCACTATACGATCTTTTAATATTCGATTTAAAACAGCTATTTTATTTATCATATATGTTGCCTCCATTCTAACTTTAGTAAATTACATGTTTGGATGAATAACCACCTTAAGAGCACTCGCTGTTTGAACAATTTCAAAACCCTTTAATGCATTCTCAATTGACAACTCTGTAGATATAATATCCGAAATATTAATCCTCCCCGAACCTAAGAAATCTATGGTCGCTTCATATTCATTGGGCCCAGACCCGTTGGCCCCAAATACCCCAATCTGCTTATAATGTATGAGGTTTGTGTCCAGTTGTATTATGGAATTATTATGTGGTAAGCCGGCAAAAAAGCTCACCCTGCCATTTTTCCTAACCATTTGAAGTGCTTGCAATTGTGCGATGCCTGATCCGCAGCTTACAATAACAACGTCAAATCCACGTCCGTTTGTTATTTTATCTGCTTCTTCAATAGGATCTTTAGTACCTGAATTAACAATAAAATCAATATCAAATCTCTCGGCCATTTTACATCTATCTTCTGACAGGTCAAAGAGTGCAATTTTACTTGCTCCTCTATATCTTGCCTGGAGTGAATGCATTAAACCTATCGGCCCACCGCCAATTATTGCTACTGAACTCCCTATAGATATATTTAACAGGTTTTGCCCATTGTAAATTGCAGTAAATGGTTCAATCAGACATGCATTCCTCAAACTTAAGCTGTCGGGGATTCGCTTGACATTACCCATTTCAATGGCAATGGCAGGTACTTTTACATATTCAGCAAATGCGCCATCAAAATCAAAGCCAATTATCTTTCTGTTATCACAGAGGTTCTGCATACCATGCTGGCAGTAATAACATTTTCCACATGGTATCCCTGGTACTACTATCACTCTGTCTCCTATGTTATAACCACTTATATCTTTACCCACTTCTGCAACTGTACCAGAAAACTCATGCCCCAGTATTCTTTCCCCTTTAATCCTTGTATGGCCGGATTTATACGTCCTTACATCAGTACCACAAATTGAACAGGAATCTACTTTAATCAGGATTTCATTTTCAGCGATTTCTGGTTTTGGTACGTCCATTACACTCATCTCATTAATCCCTTTAAAGACCAATGCCTTCATATCTTCACTCCTCTTTATGGTCCCTTTGACCATATTTAGTCAAATATTTTTTTCTGATATTCAAAATTTCATTATCGTCAAGCCTTAGAGGCGTTCCAATGCTGTTTGATATTACATATATCTTTGCAGCATTTTCGACGATTTCAGCCGTAGTATACGCATCATCCAAATTATTCCCCACAGCAACAACACCATGATTGGCTAAAAGTACCGCTGTCTTGTCTCCCATAGCATCCAATGCATTTCGGCCAAATTCTTCTGTACCGGACGACATATAGGGAGCAATCGGAACATCCCCACCAACTTTACTTGCAAGGGTAGCTATCACAACAGGTATTGATTTCCCCGCACATGCAAATGCAGTTGCAAATATTGAATGAGTATGAACAATCCCTCCTATCCACGGTCTTTCTCTATAAAATAGGAGATGCAGAGGTGTTTCTGTACTTGGCTTCCATTTACCCTCTACCATTTTCCCCTCATTATCTACAACACATATATCTTCTGGATGCAGTTCATTATAATCCATTCCACTGGGAGTTATAAAAATATATCCTGTCTCTGAGTCCCTTGCACTTACATTACCCCATGTCGCTGGTGCCATTCCAGACCTTGACATTTTAAGCGCAATATCTATAACTTTATTCCTAAGCTCCAAACCATTTTCCATCAGCATCACCTCCAAATACAGTTTAATTTATCGATTAAAGCTTTTTATGATAGCCTTTCGACATTTATATATAGCAAATTTCATGCCATATATTTGTATATCCTATTAACTGTACCTGTAGGTTATATGTTTAACAATATAAACACATATTTAAACACAAAGAACCCCATGTGGGATTCCATATGGAGTTCTTCATGTTTAAATATATACACTACAGCACTTCTTAAATATCTCTATTATATAACAAATCTCATCATCACTAAATTTTATGTCAAATTCTTCTTCCAAATATTTGATACTCTCTCTTATGGTCTGAAAAAGTAATTTCTCTTCATTTATCAAGCTACTTTTTGCTTCATACACAACAAAATTGTTTGTTATTATTCTTTCAATGGCACAACCAATATGAAGACCAAGTTTCAAAACAAATTCATCCTCTAAATCACATCCCAACTCTTGTTGTATATCTCTAACAAATATCTTATAAAACTGCACAAATTTACTTGGATTTACATATAATAAAAGTTCCTCAAGATCATTTTTAATTTCATCGTATACATTGCTATATGCTACATCATAGTTTCTGTTTATTTTTTTAAACACATTTCTTTTATCTTTAAAAAATTCATCAACATAAACAAATGGTACACCGGGTAGATTAGGATTAATTGAACCAATTATGAGTTTCACATCATAATTTTTAGTTATTTTTTCTATATCGTCATGATTGTTAATATCTAATGCAAATATATCATATTGGGTAAGTTCCGGGAAATTTTCATTTATATATTTTTTAATTTTACTTGCTGTCCCAACCCCCGTGCTACAAATGGTAATAATAGCCCCATTCTTTACCTTTTTCTCTGACTCAAAATCAGTAAAGGAATAATAAATTGTATCCAAATCCTCTTTAAGGAAATAAGCCTTTCTTGCCGCTTCTAAAACCAGCGGCATATTAACCTTTTCTATAGTTCTGGTCGGTATACCTGTCAACTTAGTTATCGAAGCCCCAAAATTTTTTAGTGAACCCATATCAGCCAGAATTAATATTCCCTTTCCCTGATTTATCTTCTTACATAGGTTTTTTACATCATTAAATGCCTCTAATACATCCATATTTAAACTAACGTCAAATCCATATATTTTGTTAATATTTAGCAACTTATTGGCGCACTCTGCCATACTTTTTGCCGTTGAATTTCCATGTGTTAAAATTAAAATAACTACAGTTTCATCACCCATATTCTTGATAGTATTTGAAGCTATAAATAAAGTAATAAAACTTATCTCTTCCTTGGGTATCCTGGCAGCAAAATTAACTTCCATTTCTTTTACTATCTTTTTTGCAATGCCATACTCTCTCGGATAATTCTTTTCCATTTGATTAAGTGAGATATTTTGAGCATATACACCCTTTTTCGTTCTTTCTAAAAGACTTTGTATATGCAACGACAATGCATATATAAAATTATCAGGAAATTTTTTGCCGAGTTCTAATTCTAACCTTGTTTTAAGATCGACTACATATTGAATTACATTATCACTTACTAGCTTCTTTAAGTCAGTAAACGTTTGCTCATGAACAGGTTTGTTTTCTTTTGAAAAATAATTATCAATTATCTTGTTTATATTCTTAACCATTTCATCATTATCATAACCAAGGTCCTGCAGTTCTTTTATCTTACTGATAATAAAATCATAAAAATCAAATTGTGCCTCATTTTTTATACCACAATAAGATGAAATTTTTATTATATCATCAAATCCCTCAAATTCAAATGAATCGTCACTATCAGGTATAAAGGTGTTATCTTTGATAAAATCCGGTAGTAAGGAAAAATCTATTTTCAATACTCTTTCCTCAGACGTATATGTTCTTAATAGGGCCTTCGCACATGCCATTTGTACTACAGACGTCATTTCGCCAATATTTCCACTATAATTATGCTTTGATAATAATTTGAATACATCCCCGTCAATATAAAGATCCCGATTCAATTTTTTAGCTTCCTCTTCAAACTTTTTCCTTAGAATTTCTATCTTCTCATTAAATGCTCTTTTATCCAAACTGGGTATCTTGATTACAACGGGAATACGCCTCATAAACGTCCTCAATAAAGCCGAATCAGGGTCTTCTGTAGTGGCAGCTATTATCATCAAATGTGCACTTCTCGTCTTAGAATCACCAAGCCTGTGATATTCGCCCCTATCTATCAGATAGAAAAACATTTCCTGGCCTTCAGGCGGAAGCCTGTGAACCTCATCTAAAAACAAAATGCCATTTTCGGCGCTTTCTACTATCCCTGCCTTATCCGAATCGGCACCGGTAAATGCTCCCTTTACGTATCCAAAGAGATAGGCCATTAGAAGCTGTGGGTTGTTATAATAATCAGCACAATTAAATGTAATAAACTTTTCATGTCTGCCCATAAGCTTTGAAAATTCAAACATAAGTTCGGCAAGCCGTGTCTTCCCTGTACCTGGTGGACCAATTATTAGGGTATGAAGACCTAAAGGCGGATATAGTACAGCAGCCTTGGCCTGCTCTATCTGAGTTTTCAGGCTACCATCATAACCCACGAGTTCCTCAAATGGATCTCTTTTTGGTGGATCATTTGTACTGTTAATGAGTCGCTTAAACTCCTCAATGTTAATGATATTTGAAGATAATGAAACGTTCAGAGATTCCTCAAATGTATGCTTATCGATATAGTATACGGGTTTGCTCTTTATCTTTATAAGTTTTTTGTCCCTTACCAGCTGATTCAATATTGCACTTACATTTGCCCTTGAGATATTGGTACTTTTAGAAATAAAAGAAGCTGTTAGGTTGGTTATCTTAAGATTTTTGTAATCGTCAATTGATATCCTTGATGTAGACTCCCTCACAAAATTCAATATTTTTTCTTTATTGCTCATAGGCATCCCCCCAAATATAACAAAACCTATGAATATTTTAACATATCCATAGGTTTTAGATAAGCGGTCATACGTCTGTTTGAGCTTATTAAAACTGTTTATTTTTTCAATAGCCACCATAAATTGCAGTGAAAGCATCAATTAGGCACATCTTTTATTATCTTATTCTACAGCTATGGACCTATAAATTAATTATATTGTTTAATTATATAATCATTATGGCCTTAGTTTTTTAATATAGTGACCCTGCAGATAATACGAGCAAGACTATAATCAGGATACTTAATCTCCTCATTTTCTCCCCTCCTCTATAATCTTGCCCAGGCCTCATTAAGGGTCCTTTTGGCATTGGCAATGACCAGCTCTGGCTTCTCACCGGGCTGCGGTTTTACCTCAAAGCTGACTATTGGCGGCTTTTCTGTGTTCAAAAAGCCCATCTCTAAAAGCACCTTTAAAAATTCCTTTACCTCTTCTACGTCGTTTTCCCCTCCCTTTATGCCAAACCTTGGATGTGCATCTCCGTATGCCGGATGGTTTTTGTCCCTAACTACACAGTTCCCTAAATGTGCATG encodes:
- a CDS encoding PTS sugar transporter subunit IIA codes for the protein MDVKIDEKFVLNNYEAKNKEEVIMKLANILLQEGVVKDSFLRSVLEREKRFPTGLPTEPVKIAIPHTDAEHCNSSAIAVATLTEPVRFGLMGDDKETVDVRIIFLLALNKKEEQAIFLSKFSQFICDSKVIEEILLANDSSYVASILKDRLCN
- a CDS encoding bifunctional 2-keto-4-hydroxyglutarate aldolase/2-keto-3-deoxy-6-phosphogluconate aldolase, producing the protein MINKIAVLNRILKDRIVAIVRAENPEEARKIADACLEGGIHSIEITFTVPHADKVIETLSGEYDRDTLLVGAGTVLDSETARIAILSGAQYIVTPSLNIGTVKLCNRYQIPIMAGAMTVKDIIEAMECGTDIVKIFPGESLGPTFLKAVRGPLPYAPLMPTGGVNLDNVTEWFKAGAVAVGVGGSLTAGAKSGDFKSITETAKKFVEKIKIFME
- a CDS encoding zinc-dependent dehydrogenase produces the protein MKALVFKGINEMSVMDVPKPEIAENEILIKVDSCSICGTDVRTYKSGHTRIKGERILGHEFSGTVAEVGKDISGYNIGDRVIVVPGIPCGKCYYCQHGMQNLCDNRKIIGFDFDGAFAEYVKVPAIAIEMGNVKRIPDSLSLRNACLIEPFTAIYNGQNLLNISIGSSVAIIGGGPIGLMHSLQARYRGASKIALFDLSEDRCKMAERFDIDFIVNSGTKDPIEEADKITNGRGFDVVIVSCGSGIAQLQALQMVRKNGRVSFFAGLPHNNSIIQLDTNLIHYKQIGVFGANGSGPNEYEATIDFLGSGRINISDIISTELSIENALKGFEIVQTASALKVVIHPNM
- a CDS encoding class II aldolase/adducin family protein; this translates as MENGLELRNKVIDIALKMSRSGMAPATWGNVSARDSETGYIFITPSGMDYNELHPEDICVVDNEGKMVEGKWKPSTETPLHLLFYRERPWIGGIVHTHSIFATAFACAGKSIPVVIATLASKVGGDVPIAPYMSSGTEEFGRNALDAMGDKTAVLLANHGVVAVGNNLDDAYTTAEIVENAAKIYVISNSIGTPLRLDDNEILNIRKKYLTKYGQRDHKEE
- a CDS encoding sigma 54-interacting transcriptional regulator; translated protein: MSNKEKILNFVRESTSRISIDDYKNLKITNLTASFISKSTNISRANVSAILNQLVRDKKLIKIKSKPVYYIDKHTFEESLNVSLSSNIINIEEFKRLINSTNDPPKRDPFEELVGYDGSLKTQIEQAKAAVLYPPLGLHTLIIGPPGTGKTRLAELMFEFSKLMGRHEKFITFNCADYYNNPQLLMAYLFGYVKGAFTGADSDKAGIVESAENGILFLDEVHRLPPEGQEMFFYLIDRGEYHRLGDSKTRSAHLMIIAATTEDPDSALLRTFMRRIPVVIKIPSLDKRAFNEKIEILRKKFEEEAKKLNRDLYIDGDVFKLLSKHNYSGNIGEMTSVVQMACAKALLRTYTSEERVLKIDFSLLPDFIKDNTFIPDSDDSFEFEGFDDIIKISSYCGIKNEAQFDFYDFIISKIKELQDLGYDNDEMVKNINKIIDNYFSKENKPVHEQTFTDLKKLVSDNVIQYVVDLKTRLELELGKKFPDNFIYALSLHIQSLLERTKKGVYAQNISLNQMEKNYPREYGIAKKIVKEMEVNFAARIPKEEISFITLFIASNTIKNMGDETVVILILTHGNSTAKSMAECANKLLNINKIYGFDVSLNMDVLEAFNDVKNLCKKINQGKGILILADMGSLKNFGASITKLTGIPTRTIEKVNMPLVLEAARKAYFLKEDLDTIYYSFTDFESEKKVKNGAIITICSTGVGTASKIKKYINENFPELTQYDIFALDINNHDDIEKITKNYDVKLIIGSINPNLPGVPFVYVDEFFKDKRNVFKKINRNYDVAYSNVYDEIKNDLEELLLYVNPSKFVQFYKIFVRDIQQELGCDLEDEFVLKLGLHIGCAIERIITNNFVVYEAKSSLINEEKLLFQTIRESIKYLEEEFDIKFSDDEICYIIEIFKKCCSVYI